The Methanomassiliicoccales archaeon region GAAATACCGCGGATTGGCCGAAGGCATTGGAGGCCAACGCCAAGGTCATGAGCCGACGGGTCTATGACGGAAGGGACTTCGTCCTTCGACTGGTGGAACAGTACAAGGACATACCGCAGGTGGTATCCTTCTCCGGCGGAAAGGACAGTCTGGCCTGCCTGCTGCTGACCCGCGAGGCGGGCCTGGACCTGCCGATCTTCTTCATAGACACCGGACTGGAGTTCCCGGAGACGGTGGAGTACGTGCACCAGCTGAAGCAGGAGCTGGATCTCAACCTGGTCATCGGAAAGGCGGACGAGGAGGCCTTCTTCGGCAATCTGGAGTTCTTCGGCCCTCCGGGCAAGGACTATCGCTGGTGCTGCAAGACCAATAAGCTCGGTCCTACCGTCAAGGCCATAGTCGAGCATTATCCTGATGGGGTCCTATCGTTCATCGGGCAGCGCCGCTACGAATCGGAACAGCGCGCTAACAAACCAAGGGTATGGCAGAATCCCTGGACACCGGGGCAGATAGGCGCCTCGCCCATACAGGATTGGACCTCGCTGCACGTTTGGCTGTACATATTCCAGAGCGGGGTCAGTTACAATCCCTGGTACGAGCGGGGGCTGGACCGCATAGGCTGCTTCCTATGCCCGGCATCGGACATGGCCGAGCTGAGCCTGGTGCACAGCAGCCCCTCCTTCGAACGGTGGGAAAGCTTCCTGAAAAGCTATGCCGAACGCAAGGGACTGGGACCGGAATGGGTGGAGCATGGACTGTGGCGGTGGAAGAAGGTCCCGCCGTCGGTGATCGAGGAGCTGAAGCGCAACATACCCGGCTTCGAGATCACCAGGAACGAAGGGCCGCGCACCGGTGAGGGCAACCTGCGCCTCAGGATGCAGGAGGGTTTCTCCCCCTGCACCTTGGGGTTCAGCATAGAGGGGGCGTTCTCCCGCGATCTGGACCTGGAACAGGTCTCCAACGTGCTCAACATGGTCGGGGAGGTAGATATCGGGGCGAACGAGGGCTGGTGCGCTGTCGGCAACGTGACCGTTTTCCGTGAGGGAGCGGTCATCGCCAAGGGAGCGGACCAAGAAAAAATAAGAAGGGATTTGGAAAAGGTTCGCCGTGCGGTGGTTAAGGCCGAGGAATGCGTCGGATGCGGAGTTTGTATCGCCAGATGCAAAGAGGGTGCACTTGTGCTGACACAGGGAAGGATACGCGTTGAGGCGAATAGATGCACCCATTGCAGTGGGTGCATGGAACCTTGCCCGGCGATCAGCTTTGGCGACGCCGCCTTTGACTTTTAGAGGCCACCGTCAACATCAAGTGGACGGTGGCCGGTCAGCCGGCTCAACCCTCGTTGACCCCCTCCGCATCAGTTCACGAAGTCGATGTCCTCGTCCCGGCCTCTCGGCCTTTGCTGTTGCTGCTGGTACTGCTGCTGCGGCTGATATTGCTGCTGTTGCTGCTGGTACTGCTGCGGGTAGCCTCCCTGGTTGCTGCGGTTCATCTCCATGGGACCGCCGCGGCTGCCTATGATGTACTTGGACTTCGCACCGGTGACGATCAACAGGACCTTGACCACGCCTTCCAGCTCGGGGTCGATGGAGCATCCCCATATGATGCGTGCCCTCGGGCTCACGCTGTTGGTCACCAGCTCGGCGACCCTCTGAGCCTCGCCCACGGTCATGTCCGGACCGCCTACGACCCGGATCAAGGCGCCCTTGGCCTCCTTCATCTCGATCTCGCCCAGCATGGGGGATGTCAGTGCCTCGTGGACTGCCGACTTCACGCGGTCGTCCTCGTCGCTGTTCCCTTCTCCGATGCCCACGAAGGCCACTCCGCCCTCGTTCATGACGGTCATGATATCGGCGTAGTCCAGATTGACCAGGCCGGGCTTGGTGATGATCTCTGTGAGCCCCTTTATGGTCTGCATGAGCACCTCGTCAGCCACCTTGAAGGCGGCATCGACCGGCAGCTTGGGCACCAGCTCCAGCAGCTTGTCGTTGGGTATGACGATGGTGGTATCGCAGATCATCCTCATCTTGTTCAGACCGTCCAGGGCGTTCTCCATGCGTACAGTGCCTTCAGCCTTGAAGGGCAGGGTGACCACACCGATGGTCAGCGCGCGCACCTGCTCCTTGGCGATGCGGGCTACGTAGTG contains the following coding sequences:
- the ftsZ gene encoding cell division protein FtsZ, which codes for MTSSLVKNALANTKYENANGKSEAPVKPEPAPSQPAPKSNIDEELEKIAAQLDVCIKIIGCGGGGCNTINRCWEANIDGAQLCAINTDAKHLLTVKAPRKILIGRTATRGMGAGAKPEMGEAAARENDSDIREFLNGSNIVFVTAGMGGGTGTGSAHYVARIAKEQVRALTIGVVTLPFKAEGTVRMENALDGLNKMRMICDTTIVIPNDKLLELVPKLPVDAAFKVADEVLMQTIKGLTEIITKPGLVNLDYADIMTVMNEGGVAFVGIGEGNSDEDDRVKSAVHEALTSPMLGEIEMKEAKGALIRVVGGPDMTVGEAQRVAELVTNSVSPRARIIWGCSIDPELEGVVKVLLIVTGAKSKYIIGSRGGPMEMNRSNQGGYPQQYQQQQQQYQPQQQYQQQQQRPRGRDEDIDFVN
- a CDS encoding phosphoadenosine phosphosulfate reductase family protein, translated to MRIRRSIIVSAGTLTYDVVIRRMQESFNRESCTCRNMALVRLGKMHLRWCQECNVPVLEEEVCGRCGGRTEAVNMTPPGDARPGFEYNLDLVRGLLDQQFGPGSGEALLPHDQVFVMSKVPGLDRLDEIISNGAVVATLRYDLGIGWRVLLRVKGAAHILKKASKNLVVADIGAVEPILGSQNLMAPGVGKVVGDFSKGEEVIVLDPEQRALATGVARMSSDEMRSAERGVAVKVRWSERPADPEPRNTADWPKALEANAKVMSRRVYDGRDFVLRLVEQYKDIPQVVSFSGGKDSLACLLLTREAGLDLPIFFIDTGLEFPETVEYVHQLKQELDLNLVIGKADEEAFFGNLEFFGPPGKDYRWCCKTNKLGPTVKAIVEHYPDGVLSFIGQRRYESEQRANKPRVWQNPWTPGQIGASPIQDWTSLHVWLYIFQSGVSYNPWYERGLDRIGCFLCPASDMAELSLVHSSPSFERWESFLKSYAERKGLGPEWVEHGLWRWKKVPPSVIEELKRNIPGFEITRNEGPRTGEGNLRLRMQEGFSPCTLGFSIEGAFSRDLDLEQVSNVLNMVGEVDIGANEGWCAVGNVTVFREGAVIAKGADQEKIRRDLEKVRRAVVKAEECVGCGVCIARCKEGALVLTQGRIRVEANRCTHCSGCMEPCPAISFGDAAFDF